One window of the Candidatus Zixiibacteriota bacterium genome contains the following:
- the plsX gene encoding Phosphate acyltransferase, with protein MMNDGQVITVALDVMGADFGPEVIIEGGLEAAEEIGGALKLILVGKVEVINDYIKKQRPLPSNVLIENAPHAVAMTDSATEGVRKKTSSIAVGLTMQKEGRADAFVSAGNTGAVMASSILILGRIEGVSRPSIVSYFPTITGRPTLVLDVGANVDCKPVHLFQFGLMGSIYASLMEGRTSPRVALLSIGEEKSKGNEAVIATHELFSKSDLNFVGNVEGRDVLFDKVDVIATDGFTGNVLLKFAESVEAFLGKSIKRQVETNIFSRIGVGLLGPFLRRMKRKFDASEYGGAPLLGVDGVSIICHGSSSPKAIKNAVRVAVEMVRHHLKDNIREELAGLQNNGNSNDQENKRTNNRIRLIRTERPTDE; from the coding sequence ATGATGAATGACGGCCAAGTTATAACCGTTGCCCTCGATGTGATGGGGGCCGATTTCGGTCCGGAAGTTATTATCGAAGGCGGTTTAGAGGCGGCGGAAGAAATCGGCGGCGCCCTGAAATTGATTTTAGTCGGCAAGGTGGAAGTCATCAACGACTATATCAAGAAGCAGCGGCCGCTGCCGTCCAACGTTTTGATCGAGAACGCGCCGCATGCCGTAGCCATGACCGATTCGGCGACCGAAGGGGTGCGCAAAAAGACCTCGTCGATCGCGGTGGGCCTGACCATGCAGAAAGAAGGGCGGGCCGATGCGTTCGTGTCGGCCGGCAACACCGGAGCGGTGATGGCGTCATCGATACTCATCCTGGGGCGAATCGAGGGCGTGAGCCGTCCATCCATAGTGTCGTACTTCCCGACTATTACGGGGAGACCGACACTGGTTCTGGACGTGGGCGCCAATGTCGACTGCAAGCCGGTTCATCTGTTTCAATTCGGACTGATGGGGTCGATTTATGCGTCGCTGATGGAAGGACGAACGTCGCCCCGGGTGGCGCTTCTATCGATCGGCGAAGAAAAGAGCAAGGGGAACGAGGCGGTTATCGCGACGCACGAATTATTTTCCAAGTCGGATTTGAATTTTGTCGGCAATGTGGAAGGGCGGGATGTGCTTTTTGACAAGGTGGATGTAATTGCCACCGATGGTTTTACCGGCAACGTGCTGTTGAAATTCGCCGAGTCGGTCGAGGCCTTTCTGGGAAAATCGATAAAGAGGCAGGTCGAGACCAATATTTTTTCCCGAATCGGGGTGGGTCTTCTGGGTCCGTTTCTGAGGCGGATGAAGAGAAAATTCGACGCTTCGGAATATGGCGGGGCGCCGCTTCTGGGTGTGGACGGTGTTTCAATCATTTGTCATGGATCATCATCGCCGAAGGCGATCAAGAATGCGGTCCGGGTGGCAGTGGAAATGGTCCGTCATCATCTCAAGGACAATATCCGCGAGGAATTGGCGGGACTTCAAAATAACGGAAATTCGAATGACCAAGAAAATAAACGGACGAATAACCGGATTAGGCTCATACGTACCGAGCGACCGACTGACGAATAG
- a CDS encoding conserved hypothetical protein (Evidence 4 : Unknown function but conserved in other organisms) produces MNLDLRDFETFPAEVAVESEPDNNEYGIEKVSFRDLMSLRLVIQKVQEEYYCQGSVTVPVEEECSRCLSLFDAELKGELNFIIRTGDGKVPSAAGEEEEILYVKPGEPVADLHNLIRESLILALPLKPLCNDDCLGLCPDCGVNLNEETCDCKREEDDERWEGLKNLLE; encoded by the coding sequence ATGAATTTGGATTTACGCGATTTTGAGACCTTTCCGGCCGAGGTAGCGGTTGAGTCGGAACCGGACAATAATGAATATGGAATAGAAAAAGTTTCTTTCCGCGACCTGATGTCGCTTCGGCTTGTTATACAGAAGGTGCAGGAAGAATATTATTGTCAGGGCTCGGTGACGGTGCCGGTAGAGGAAGAGTGTTCGCGGTGTCTGAGTTTATTTGATGCGGAATTGAAGGGAGAATTGAATTTTATAATCAGAACGGGTGACGGGAAAGTACCGTCGGCCGCCGGGGAAGAGGAAGAGATATTGTATGTGAAGCCGGGGGAGCCGGTGGCTGATTTGCATAATTTGATACGCGAGTCGCTGATTCTGGCACTGCCGCTGAAACCGCTATGCAACGATGATTGTTTGGGATTATGCCCGGATTGCGGGGTCAATCTAAACGAAGAGACGTGTGACTGCAAACGGGAAGAAGACGACGAAAGATGGGAAGGTTTAAAAAACCTTCTGGAATAA